The following coding sequences lie in one Colias croceus chromosome 1, ilColCroc2.1 genomic window:
- the LOC123696848 gene encoding 14 kDa phosphohistidine phosphatase-like isoform X2, whose amino-acid sequence MTSLSSVPLVDIDPSGVFKYILLKVYEEGKNGQEPEITIVRGYKRCEYHADIYDEVQAKLNPLDCEPLGGGRISHDPDNKKIHIYGYSQGYGKADHEIAAKLVKGAYPEYTISISDEGY is encoded by the exons ATGACTTCATTAAGTAGTGTACCATTAGTCGACATAGACCCTAGTggtgtatttaaatatattttattaaaagtttatgAAGAAGGAAAAAATGGTCAAGAGCCTGAAATAACGATAGTCAGAGGATATAAAAGATGTGAATATCATGCTGATATATATGATGAG GTACAAGCTAAACTTAATCCACTTGATTGTGAACCATTAGGCGGAGGAAGAATATCTCATGAtccagataataaaaaaattcacatttatgGCTATTCACAAGGTTATGGAAAAGCTGACCATGAAATTGCTGCAAAACTTGTTAAAGGGGCCTACCCAGAGTATACTATATCTATCAGTGATGAAGGGTACTAA
- the LOC123696780 gene encoding uncharacterized protein C19orf47: MNSGTNKMNSNLTGLWVNFFTAAGIPSEVAATYALTFTENRIQNDMLLDLNKEYLRDMGIVRMGDIIAILRHAKQVHENNARDKVLNTTTVTNKVPVAAVTGRATVTQPSSPASRILEHYTRNPSRDTSPVTVVQQKRKSNEMDPETDLSIKKARLIRFSATKQTQALPTKEAPQSKTVFARLGTSSQLESKPVQKEMNKQVFSRLGTKDKPDVVIPVQKDALKYEGILKSPPVVKRSFTVTTTKNNVRKIVVGRTMRADETPVSVREKLAVPKAKSVKFSNRVEYKEIETTQNQVKPKFTPVFNKPERRLSIAETNNVKARLGVKNDKVTITTNIFKRLGV, encoded by the exons ATGAATTCGGGAACGAATAAAATGAATTCAAACTTAACAG GTTTGTGGGTGAACTTTTTCACGGCTGCAGGGATTCCTTCGGAAGTGGCAGCAACATACGCCCTGACCTTTACGGAAAATAGAATACAGAATGATATGCTGCTTGATTTGAACAAAGAATATCTAAGAGACATGGGTATTGTGCGAATGGGGGACATCATAGCTATATTAAG ACATGCTAAACAAGTTCACGAGAACAATGCAAGAGATAAAGTTTTGAACACCACTACAGTTACAAACAAGGTCCCTGTGGCTGCAGTGACTGGACGCGCAACGGTCACACAGCCTTCATCCC CTGCCAGTCGTATCCTGGAACATTACACACGCAATCCATCTCGAGACACTTCCCCTGTGACAGTTGTGCAGCAGAAGAGGAAGTCAAACGAAATGGA CCCAGAAACAGACCTGAGTATCAAAAAGGCGAGGCTCATCCGCTTCAGCGCCACAAAGCAGACACAAGCACTACCAACTAAAGAAG cACCACAAAGTAAGACAGTGTTCGCTCGACTCGGAACCTCTAGTCAGTTGGAAAGCAAACCAGTTCAAAAGGAGATGAATAAGCAAGTTTTTTCGCGCCTCGGTACCAAAGATAAACCAGACGTGGTTATACCCGTACAGAAAGACGCGCTAAAATACGAGGGTATTCTGAAAAGTCCGCCCGTAGTGAAAAGAAGTTTCACAGTGACAACAACCAAGAATAATGTCAGGAAAATTGTTGTTGGACGCACAATGCGCGCGGACGAAACACCTGTCAGTGTAAGGGAAAAACTCGCCGTTCCTAAAGCAAAGTCGGTGAAATTCTCCAATCGTGTAGAATACAAAGAAATTGAAACCACCCAGAATCAAGTCAAACCCAAATTCACACCGGTATTTAATAAACCAGAAAGGAGGTTGTCTATCGcagaaacaaataatgttaaagcAAGGCTTGgtgttaaaaatgataaagttaCCATCACAACTAATATTTTCAAGCGGCTAGGAGTGTga
- the LOC123696667 gene encoding transcription factor mef2A-like, translated as MGTKALILFVCWMVGYAQPVSSEKNVKNAGIIDNISAESVSRLYHNAPAGVYASATPYGAYSFHVPSFVAPKSASGKEESAIVPITTSYLKDSYGNPFVEAPQATYRSTIPQQFVQIQSLPSHLSQPLVSPTVQFKQSTPHFFSPGQYNVQNIQSGPPSNVGRYNVQQPIGYTNVQSFAPNSVLYTQFQPQAAHQQPSNNRNIYSGALTANNNYKINGEPKFQRLQEVPHVAFFSNERPIANQQTAQSGQQLQQLPKQTTVTTVVNGKKIALNLVTKPPVPLLDLSLLEPLTFANPLVPQVQHFLPRINQATYHKLPNLNVEQNKNNQNEFLVQNTKTYSSDEKPKNSSPKKKQKKVIQKHQSNEEKETPPKPSISVNGVPNESPEFSYEINSPNYKETYTEKKVSYNKETESEPKTYNYEMKTDNKPVHYSYAKNTQKKPVHVSYEHTEEKAPVQYNYEEHTQKEPVHYSYVKSSKEPVSQVHYENKNQNPKHLVYVLKPDEQDHSDQEQRVHHHPRENSGENSEESYEDNNQKEEHDSHEGPKNHGHHVHIHVGSPKNTHHNPEHRQVQYYHTNNQEDPNLGQHHNTPQSFVQAHKDVPIQHEQQYFQPIAPEYEEDIRIVPEHKPHEAIRVDPNQHIQVNNNSPPRPQNHPTTYDYQESLYTSAPIVKGKPKQETRNDDDSSENTNEDNDEILANMFKEQEKNEENFEKSYKDAAYGFAAYDAPRMDTEKEIYNPESYGAPRYYSEYNIAKNPFQQYEANGDEFPKFSRLDYKDTRDKMQEDYYLDYAVSRPESLRDRFRNKEGYYKMFKNQRPDHISHDDEDENKENAKYTSRQQYEYNEPQQKQKEPYRKHKTNSENHEYDYSSDQPRDASAHATRPHYRYKTKTQFVEPQFQYGFEPISIPQLLDSELAAMASNDNPKSEKQGVRKKIYKENLFIKKTSTKGAKKSS; from the exons ATGGGGACGAAG gccTTAATCTTATTTGTGTGCTGGATGGTGGGATATGCACAACCTGTGTCTTCAGAGAAAAACGTGAAAAATGCAGGAATCATAGACAATATTAGTGCTGAAAGTGTTTCGCGATTGTACCACAATGCCCCAGCCGGCGTTTACGCTAGTGCCACGCCATACGGAGCGTATTCCTTCCATGTGCCGTCCTTCGTCGCCCCAAAAAGTGCATCCGGGAAAGAGGAAAGTGCCATCGTCCCGATAACGACTAGTTATTTGAAGGACTCGTACGGCAATCCATTTGTCGAGGCACCTCAAGCCACCTACAGATCTACTATTCCACAACAATTTGTGCAAATACAAAGTCTACCTTCACATTTGAGCCAACCTTTAGTTTCACCGACTGTGCAATTTAAACAGTCCACACCTCATTTCTTCTCACCAGGGCAGTACAATGTTCAAAACATACAAAGTGGTCCACCTTCCAATGTCGGTCGATATAACGTGCAACAACCTATTGGATACACTAATGTTCAAAGTTTTGCTCCTAATTCAGTTCTGTACACTCAGTTCCAACCGCAAGCGGCTCATCAGCAACCAAGTAACAATAGAAATATCTATTCGGGTGCTCTTACTgccaacaataattataagataAATGGTGAACCAAAGTTTCAACGATTACAAGAGGTACCCCACGTTGCCTTCTTTTCTAATGAAAGACCGATTGCTAATCAACAAACGGCTCAAAGTGGACAACAATTGCAACAGCTACCGAAACAGACAACAGTAACAACAGTCGTTAAtggcaaaaaaattgctttgAATTTGGTAACTAAACCACCTGTGCCTTTGTTAGATCTTAGTCTCCTTGAACCGTTGACGTTTGCAAATCCATTGGTGCCACAAGTTCAACATTTTTTGCCAAGAATAAATCAAGCAACTTACCATAAGCTGCCTAATCTCAATGttgaacaaaacaaaaataatcaaaatgaaTTTCTCGTTCAGAACACAAAAACGTACAGTAGCGATGAAAAACCGAAAAATTCTTCgccaaaaaagaaacaaaagaaGGTAATTCAGAAACACCAATCTAATGAAGAAAAAGAAACACCTCCAAAGCCCTCGATATCAGTTAATGGTGTACCCAATGAGAGTCCAGAGTTTTCTTATGAAATTAATTCTCCAAATTACAAAGAAACTTATACAGAAAAGAAAGTCAGCTATAACAAAGAAACTGAATCTGAACCCAAGACCTACAATTACGAAATGAAGACAGACAATAAACCAGTGCATTATAGCTACGCAAAAAATACACAGAAAAAACCAGTTCATGTAAGTTATGAGCATACCGAAGAGAAAGCACCAGTTCAATATAATTACGAAGAACACACGCAAAAAGAGCCGGTGCATTATTCTTATGTGAAAAGTTCAAAGGAACCAGTGAGTCAAGTTcattacgaaaataaaaatcaaaatccaAAACATCTTGTGTATGTGCTTAAACCTGATGAACAAGATCATAGTGACCAAGAACAAAGGGTTCACCATCATCCCAGAGAAAACTCAGGTGAAAATTCAGAAGAATCGTATGAAGACAACAATCAAAAAGAAGAACACGACTCTCATGAGGGACCAAAAAATCATGGGCATCACGTTCACATACATGTTGGATCTCCTAAAAATACTCATCACAATCCCGAACATAGACAAGTTCAGTATTATCATACAAACAATCAAGAAGATCCAAATTTAGGACAACATCATAACACACCTCAGTCTTTTGTACAAGCGCATAAAGATGTCCCAATTCAACATGAGCAACAATATTTCCAGCCCATAGCGCCTGAGTATGAGGAAGATATAAGAATAGTTCCGGAACACAAGCCCCATGAAGCAATAAGAGTTGATCCTAATCAACATATACAAGTAAATAACAATTCTCCACCACGACCCCAAAACCACCCGACTACTTATGATTATCAAGAATCATTATATACATCAGCACCAATAGTAAAAGGTAAGCCTAAACAAGAAACAAGAAATGACGATGACTCTTCAGAAAACACAAACGAGGATAATGACGAAATACTGGCAAACATGTTTAAGGAACAAGAAAAAAATGAAGAAAACTTTGAAAAGAGTTACAAGGATGCTGCGTATGGTTTTGCGGCATATGACGCACCACGAATGGATACtgaaaaagaaatatacaatCCAGAATCTTACGGTGCCCCACGCTATTATTCTGAATACAATATAGCTAAGAACCCGTTCCAGCAGTATGAGGCCAACGGTGACGAATTTCCGAAATTTTCCCGATTAGATTACAAGGATACAAGAGACAAAATGCAAGAGGATTACTATCTCGACTATGCGGTTAGTAGGCCAGAAAGCCTCCGAGATAGGTTCCGCAATAAGGAAGGATACTATAAgatgtttaaaaatcaaagACCTGATCACATTAGCCATGATGATGAAGatgaaaacaaagaaaatgcaaaatacacTTCGAGGCAACAATACGAATACAATGAAccacaacaaaaacaaaaagagccttatagaaaacataaaacaaattcaGAAAACCATGAATATGATTATTCCAGTGATCAACCTCGAGATGCCTCCGCGCATGCCACTCGACCTCATTATAGGTATAAAACCAAAACGCAATTCGTAGAACCGCAATTTCAATACGGTTTTGAACCAATATCGATACCTCAACTATTAGATAGTGAATTAGCAGCTATGGCATCGAACGATAACCCTAAAAGTGAAAAACAGGGCGTGAGAAAAAAGATATACaaggaaaatttatttattaagaaaactaGCACAAAAGGTGCAAAGAAAAGTAGTTGA
- the LOC123696848 gene encoding 14 kDa phosphohistidine phosphatase-like isoform X1 yields MFKSVALLKIVYPVVRVGFVPEKSYQIFSQHIRRMTSLSSVPLVDIDPSGVFKYILLKVYEEGKNGQEPEITIVRGYKRCEYHADIYDEVQAKLNPLDCEPLGGGRISHDPDNKKIHIYGYSQGYGKADHEIAAKLVKGAYPEYTISISDEGY; encoded by the exons ATGTTTAAATCAGTCGCGCTGCTTAAAATAGTATATCCAGTAGTGAGAGTTGGTTTTGTGCCTGAAAAGAGTTATCAAA tattttctcAACACATAAGAAGAATGACTTCATTAAGTAGTGTACCATTAGTCGACATAGACCCTAGTggtgtatttaaatatattttattaaaagtttatgAAGAAGGAAAAAATGGTCAAGAGCCTGAAATAACGATAGTCAGAGGATATAAAAGATGTGAATATCATGCTGATATATATGATGAG GTACAAGCTAAACTTAATCCACTTGATTGTGAACCATTAGGCGGAGGAAGAATATCTCATGAtccagataataaaaaaattcacatttatgGCTATTCACAAGGTTATGGAAAAGCTGACCATGAAATTGCTGCAAAACTTGTTAAAGGGGCCTACCCAGAGTATACTATATCTATCAGTGATGAAGGGTACTAA
- the LOC123706031 gene encoding uncharacterized protein LOC123706031 — MKDNNRKCAKCNASTAQDSEVVLHRFPKPGPSNEQRLVAWAKFCYPEENWNSVEFQRSLYVSHKMLCSKHFPESAFVLDHLQRKKLHRYSIPSEPTTSTHNSQVDISFAATGVSQGWTGTSRASDSINSSDYSHLEQPGTSKATSSTIDSIQTPNSSGVKSIEKTTREKRLMNKCRRNLRKICSLQKRIKKLKTQKILEALIDDDAVQELSTDLTSSFAVLLQGQLLNCKRKTRGRRWNLHQKILALRLYKRSPATYRLLRRLFCLPCQTTLKNLLNKLPLKPGINNHLFDVVKGIAVNNNPLDNEYSLLFDEMSIRKNLNYNSKSDQIDGFQDHGGDHGRDPQVASHALVFMILCIRKKIKQPVAYYLSGDHVTADRLMILIKEVLHACFHAGIIIAATVCDMDGVNRRALTQLGASVEQPYFKFEEHEIVALYDTPHLLKCFRNLFLKYNIKCSSNVECNGRQIADIAKWNHIEEFFVLDNNNPFFVFAPALTKSHLSPNNKQKMKVKLAAQVLSHTVSAGMYAKITQGELPTEALATVNLLNKIDQLFDSLNADSPSLKRGKKYLRNISDRSPHFAYFKEMKLFFKNCQFIGAKSRAPSLDGWIQTMAGVERIWRNLKLKYPEIGSLSTRRLQQDALENCFGCVRSNCGSNCNPTVSQFVAALKTGIISNLSAPSSAANCETDDAIILDNLNLFLTHNAKLDVGRPSAVSNEADCCSLSMDQMDEWMDENTGEMQACAYVCGYIIKRMETNCESCLQSLTSSTDTVCHLFSIFKEYEHDKRCLKYANIKMVECVEKSATIIV, encoded by the exons ATGAAGGACAATAACCGAAAATGTGCAAAATGCAATGCATCCACAGCACAAGATTCAGAAGTAGTCTTACATCGTTTTCCGAAACCAGGACCTTCCAACGAACAGCG GTTGGTAGCATGGGCAAAGTTTTGTTACCCAGAGGAGAACTGGAATTCTGTAGAATTTCAGAGAAGCCTTTATGTAAGCCATAAAATGCTTTGTTCTAAGCATTTTCCCGAAAGTGCATTTGTTCTTGATCATTTACAAAGGAAAAAGCTGCATAGATATTCCATTCCGTCTGAACCTACCACATCAACACACAACTCTCAAGTTGATATTTCCTTTGCTGCAACTGGAGTCAGTCAGGGATGGACTGGAACTTCAAGAGCATCTGATTCAATCAACTCATCTGAt TATTCACATTTGGAACAGCCTGGAACTTCAAAAGCAACAAGTTCAACTATTGATAGTATACAGACACCAAACTCATCTGGT gttaAATCCATTGAAAAAACTACTCGAGAAAAGCGACTCATGAACAAGTGCCGAAGAAACTTACGCAAAATTTGCAGTCTACAAAAACGAATTAAAAAGCTGAAAACACAAAAGATTTTGGAGGCTCTCATTGATGATGATGCAGTACAAGAGTTGTCAACTGACCTGACTAGTTCTTTTGCTGTTTTATTACAAGGGCAATTGTTAAATTGCAAGAGAAAAACAAGAGGACGCCGATGGAATTTGCATCAAAAAATTCTCGCTTTAAGGCTATACAAAAGGTCACCTGCCACTTACAGACTACTACGACGTCTGTTTTGTTTACCATGTCAAACAACACTCAAAAACTTGTTAAATAAGCTTCCTTTAAAACCTGGCATCAACAATCATCTTTTTGATGTTGTGAAAGGAATAGCTGTCAATAACAATCCACTAGACAATGAGTACAGTTTGTTGTTTGATGAAATGTCGATCAGAAAAAATTTGAACTACAATTCAAAATCTGATCAAATTGACGGATTTCAAGATCATGGAGGAGACCATGGGCGAGATCCACAAGTAGCAAGTCATGCTCTAGTATTCATGATTTTATGTATcaggaaaaaaattaaacagccAGTGGCATATTATTTGTCAGGAGATCATGTTACTGCAGACAGATTAATGATCTTGATCAAAGAG GTCCTCCATGCTTGTTTTCATGCGGGCATCATAATTGCTGCAACTGTTTGTGATATGGATGGGGTAAATAGAAGAGCACTTACACAACTAGGGGCATCTGTTGAACaaccatattttaaatttgaagaGCATGAAATTGTTGCTCTATATGATACACCCCATCTTCTCAAATgttttagaaatttatttctaaaatacaACATTAAATGCAGCAGTAATGTTGAATGCAATGGAAGACAAATTGCAG ATATCGCGAAGTGGAATCACATTGAAGAATTTTTTGTATTGGATAACAACAACCCATTTTTCGTGTTTGCGCCTGCCCTAACCAAGAGCCACTTAAGTCcgaataataaacaaaaaatgaaaGTGAAATTAGCCGCGCAGGTTTTGAGTCATACAGTGTCCGCTGGAATGTATGCAAAAATTACCCAAG GAGAGCTGCCAACAGAAGCACTTGCTACAGTCAACCTACTAAACAAAATCGACCAATTGTTTGACAGCTTAAATGCGGACTCTCCAAGTTTAAAAAGaggcaaaaaatatttgagaaatatttcaGACCGGAGCCCTCATTTTGCATATTTCaaagaaatgaaattattttttaagaactGTCAGTTTATTGGTGCAAAGTCGAGGGCTCCGTCACTGGATGGATGGATCCAAACCATGGCGGGAGTAGAAAGAATATGGCggaatttaaagttaaaataccCCGAAATTGGGAGTTTATCCACCAGGAGACTGCAACAAGATGCCTTGGAGAATTGTTTTGGGTGTGTCAGGAGTAATTGTGGATCTAATTGCAACCCAACAGTCTCACAATTTGTTGCAGCTTTAAAAACAGGAATCATTTCAAATTTGTCGGCACCAAGCTCAGCAGCAAATTGTGAGACCGATGATGCTATCAttcttgataatttaaatttatttttgaccCACAATGCCAAACTTGACGTAGGCCGTCCATCAGCAGTAAGCAATGAGGCGGATTGTTGCAGTTTATCCATGGATCAAATGGATGAATGGATGGACGAAAATACTGGGGAGATGCAGGCATGCGCCTATGTTTGTGGTTATATAATTAAGAGAATGGAAACAAATTGTGAATCATGCCTACAATCTTTGACCTCCTCTACGGATACTGTGTGCCAtttgttttctatatttaaagaatatgaACATGACAAACGATGTCTTAAATatgcaaacataaaaatggtTGAATGTGTAGAAAAAAGTGCAACAATCATTgtatga
- the LOC123696689 gene encoding insulin-like growth factor-binding protein complex acid labile subunit codes for MARTVIVFLSLLVLKLGHGFNGDSFELECPDECDCHYFRINWVTDCSESNLTEVPYAELSLSVYILDLNENNITSLESFPSDIKMRRLQIANNRLTRIERQGFKGLEYLIDVDLSGNNITYVEPEAFLDSRGLLNVELQDNPLGNTDGPFLISSTLQYLDISNCNISIINPQFFDNITSLTTLDLSNNPLVSLDDSVFDDLTSLETLKLNDCKLKNLTENVFLALVNLKNLELAGNYLTDTNWPEILGSLTRLEYLNLRKSSITYLSEDTFSNCTNLVTLILADNKLLDLDVAATLGNSVNHLELLDLSNCHIKGPISGEAFANATRLKSLYLSGNPLFAPDLKEALAPLPKLEKLFLSNCGLRNLPDNFNVFENLIELDISRNPLVNVFTRLLAPLDKLEYLNMGYSNLSYVGPETFSHMTSMKRLVLSGNDLLSLEAGLFGNLTQLTTLELEFCGLKRPLNANAFFKNLTYMDLREMKLGGNPLIIPESGPLFPKQLSQVTVLDLSNSNITSLNPDAFKNTENITDLNLAGNKIKSEEGSLAFLERLHHLEKINLSKNNLTTIDPQLFSNNPKLHSLNLIGNPFICDCKIAEMWDWANMIKGDLDVLIGAKSAEKDIIVKGNKKKRNLYCRYNELRNITITANKTVPGRRPFAKPRELTYANRTWAKYVRESGCEPVVKILRPVALVADLFPDTNHYAMSTTAMILAVLAFTLGAATVVMTWRLFRKNQIPEIDTEDNRKQR; via the exons ATGGCCCGTACAGTGATCGTATTCCTCAGCCTGTTGGTCCTCAAACTGGGCCACGGCTTCAACGGAGACAGCTTCGAGCTGGAGTGCCCAGACGAATGTGACTGCCACTACTTCAGGATCAACTGGGTGACCGACTGTTCAGAGAGCAACTTAACCGAGGTTCCCTACGCTGAACTCAGTCTGAGCGTTTACATTCTCGATCTGAATGAAAACAACATAACTAGCCTCGAATCGTTCCCGAGTGATATAAAGATGAGAAGATTGCAAATTGCCAATAATAGACTGACAAGAATCGAGCGGCAGGGATTCAAAGGACTCGAGTATCTAATAGATGTTGATTTGTCCGGCAATAACATCACTTATGTGGAGCCCGAGGCATTCCT agacTCTCGTGGACTCTTAAACGTGGAGCTTCAAGATAATCCGCTTGGTAATACTGATGGCCCATTTTTAATATCGAGCACGCTGCAGTATTTGGACATCAGTAACTGTAACATATCCATTATAAATCCACAATTCTTCGACAACATTACATCACTAACAACTCTCGATCTCTCCAATAACCCATTGGTTTCCCTGGATGATTCTGTATTTGATGACCTCACAAGCTTGGAaaccttaaaattaaatgattgtaAGCTGAAAAATCTAACTGAGAACGTTTTTCTTGCACttgtaaacttaaaaaatctagAATTAGCAGGAAATTATTTAACGGACACAAATTGGCCAGAAATATTAGGAAGTCTAACGAGATTGGAATACCTTAACCTTAGGAAATCAAGTATAACATATTTATCAGAAGATACGTTTTCAAATTGCACAAATTTGGTCACGCTCATTTTGGCGGATAATAAATTGCTTGACTTGGACGTCGCTGCTACATTGGGTAATAGTGTGAATCACTTGGAATTGTTGGATCTGTCCAATTGCCACATTAAAGGACCTATTTCAGGCGAAGCATTTGCTAACGCCACTAGATTGAAATCTCTTTATTTATCAGGCAATCCTCTTTTTGCACCAGATTTGAAAGAGGCTCTCGCGCCTTTGCCGAAACttgaaaaactatttttaagcAACTGCGGCCTTCGAAATTTGCctgataattttaatgtatttgaaAATCTCATTGAATTAGATATTTCACGCAATCCCCTGGTGAATGTCTTTACGAGATTGCTCGCTCCGCTGGATAAATTGGAGTACCTTAATATGGGATACAGTAATCTGTCATATGTTGGACCTGAAACTTTTTCCCATATGACTTCTATGAAACGATTAGTTCTATCGGGTAATGACTTGCTGTCGCTAGAGGCCGGACTTTTTGGTAATTTAACACAACTTACTACTTTGGAGCTAGAGTTCTGTGGTTTAAAGAGGCCGCTGAACGCAAATGCCTTCTTTAAAAATCTTACATACATGGATTTGCGAGAAATGAAACTCGGTGGCAATCCACTTATTATTCCCGAATCTGGTCCGCTCTTCCCAAAACAATTATCACAAGTGACTGTTCTTGATCTTAGTAATAGTAACATAACCTCATTAAATCCTGAcgcttttaaaaatacagaaaatataACCGATTTGAACTTGGCCGGTAATAAGATAAAGTCGGAAGAAGGAAGTTTAGCGTTTTTGGAAAGACTACACCATTTAGAGAAAATCAACCTTAGCAAGAACAATTTGACAACAATTGATCCACAGTTATTCTCGAATAATCCAAAGCTCCATTCGCTTAATCTTATCGGAAATCCGTTCATATGTGATTGCAAAATCGCGGAAATGTGGGATTGGGCCAACATGATTAAAGGCGATTTAGACGTCTTAATCGGAGCCAAGAGCGCTGAAAAAGATATAATAGTGAAGGGAAATAAAAAGAAGAGAAATCTGTACTGCCGTTACAATGAACTTCGGAACATAACAATCACAGCAAATAAAACAGTGCCAGGTCGAAGGCCGTTTGCCAAACCTAGAGAACTCACATATGCTAATAGAACATGGGCGAAATACGTCAGAGAATCAGGTTGTGAGCCTGTGGTCAAAATTCTGAGGCCCGTAGCGTTGGTTGCTGATTTATTTCCAGACACTAATCATTACGCTATGTCCACCACCGCGATGATTTTAGCCGTATTAGCTTTCACACTTGGTGCCGCCACCGTGGTTATGACTTGGAGATTATTCCGAAAGAATCAAATTCCAGAAATTGATACAGAGGATAATAGAAAGCAGAGATAA
- the LOC123706025 gene encoding uncharacterized protein LOC123706025 has protein sequence MYQATMRLSGKKSYSKRPLKNKEGQFVVTSEGQLRRWTLDINAAPPNEREVESVIQSLKNGKAPGADLITAEMLKADIETAVKYLTPLIQKMWNSEELPEDWNKGVLVTVPKKGDLSNCNNWRGVRQGCLLSPLLFLIVLDGIMLDTTVNNRRVIEWGLTDTLEDLDYADDLCLFSHTREDMQAKLNDLQREATKRGLKVNTRKTQEMRCGETSSQPLRIDSECVERVNQFTYLGSVVTENGGTEEDIVSSIAKARAIHSFFFLPLF, from the exons ATGTACCAGGCGACTATGCGTTTATCAGGGAAGAAGAGCTATTCAAAAAGACCACTTAAGAATAAGGAAGGCCAATTCGTAGTGACTTCTGAAGGACAGCTGCGACGCTG GACTCTTGATATCAACGCAGCACCGCCGAATGAAAGAGAGGTAGAAAGTGTAATCCAGTCACTCAAAAACGGCAAGGCACCTGGAGCGGACCTCATCACAGCTGAAATGCTGAAAGCAGATATTGAAACTGCAGTCAAATACCTAACGCCCTTGATACAAAAAATGTGGAATAGCGAAGAGTTACCAGAAGATTGGAATAAAGGAGTGCTTGTAACAGTTCCGAAAAAAGGAGACCTCAGCAACTGCAACAATTGGAGAG GAGTACGTCAAGGATGTTTGCTCTCACCTCTGCTCTTCCTTATTGTCTTAGATGGCATTATGCTTGATACCACTGTCAACAACCGCCGCGTTATTGAATGGGGTTTGACTGACACTCTCGAGGACTTAGATTACGCAGACGATCTCTGTCTGTTCAGTCACACCCGTGAGGATATGCAAGCCAAGCTTAATGACCTACAGCGAGAAGCTACAAAGAGGGGCCTGAAGGTAAACACTCGCAAGACGCAAGAGATGAGGTGTGGCGAAACGAGCTCGCAGCCGCTTCGTATTGATTCCGAGTGTGTAGAGCGCGTGAACCAATTCACCTACCTTGGAAGCGTTGTGACAGAGAACGGTGGTACGGAAGAAGACATCGTTTCAAGCATAGCCAAAGCCAGGGCAATACATTCTTTCTTCTTCTTACCGTTATTCTAA